GACGCCGCAGATGTGCGCCCCCAGCGTCGTACCGACCCGCTCGGCATCGAAGTGCTGCCAGCGCCGTGCGGCCAGGCGATCACGCTCGGCCGCAAGGTGACTGAACGGACCCACGGTGACGGGAAAGCCGGGGATACGCCGTGGCGTCGGCGCGTTCGGTGGGGTGTCGAGCGTGTCGGTCATTCACAATCCCTACGGTTGTAGTCGGTTGACTACACGCTAATGTAGCCGGGTGACTACAGCAAGCGGTGGACACAGTGATGCAGGCGCGCGTATTCGCCCCGCTGTGCTGACACATGCGGCGGATCTGTTTGCCGAACGCGGCCCTGCGGCGACATCGCTGCGCGACATCGCCGAGCGCTCAGGTGTCAACGCCGGCCTGATCTTCCGTCACATCGGCAACAAGGAAGCCGTCGTGACCGCGGTCCTCCATCACCTCGCCGACGACCTGGCGTCGGCGCGTGACGAAGATGCGCCCGCTGAGGTGATCGAAGCTCGCGCCGAACGCAGCTGGAAGGTGATCGCCCGGTCATTGCTGGACGGATACGACGTCGGACAGCTTCAACACCGGTTCCCCGTCGTCGAACAGCTCGTCGCGGCGGCGCGCGAGCAGCACGAGGACGAGTACGCCGCACGCGTCGCCACCGCCGACGCCCTTGCTCTCCAGCTCGGTTGGCGCCTGTTCGGCCCGTTCATCAAGGCGGCAACCGGTCTGGACGAAGAGCCGCCACGGACATGCGTGCGTCTCGAATGAGCCGCGGCCGACGGTCCTCTGGGACTCCCTTGAGGCTGGTTTCGGGGGTGGTTTTGCTGGTGTTTCCGGGTTCGCGGCCGCAGATGTGACCGATATCGCGGGCAATCGAGTGGCGATAAAGGCCGTTGATGGGCCACCATCGATATATGTATACAAAAACCCGCGCACGGGTTCCGTCTTCCACGGCGACCCCCGTTCGCTGGTGGGCGGCCTGTGCGTTTGTCCGTACACCGCTGGTGCGCCGTGCCGATCGTTTCCAGGCATGGGCGCTGATCGCCGGACTGCTACTGACGATCGCGGCGCTCTACCCGGCCGCGCTCGCCGGTGAAGCCGGATACTCCGCACGCGCGGAGACCATTGCTGCCGAGGCTGCGGCCCGACACCCCGTCGAGGCCACGGCGCTGAAGGCCAGCACCATGGACCCCACACTGGCCGAGTCCTCGACGCCGGCGTCGTTCCGCGTGCCCGTGCGGTGGAACGCCCAGAGCGGCGTGCGCGACGCCGAGACCGTCGTCGACCATCCGGTGAAAGCCGGAGAGACCGTGACCGTCTGGCTCGATGACAAAGGCGCCGTGACCACCCCGCCGAAGACCGAATCCGACGCACGCATCGCAGGCATCGGGGCGTTCGTGTTCGGCTGGCTGGCGATGGCCGTCCTCATCGGTGCCGGCTACGCCGCAATCCACGCGGTCCTCGCCCGGCGGCGCAACCGCGAATGGGATCTCGGCCTGCGCGAACTCGTGCACTGATCAGCCCCGCATCAACTCGTCGACGTGCGCGCCGACCGATTCGCGCAATCCCTGCAGGTCGTAACCCCCTTCCAGCACCGAGACCAACCGGCCGTCGCAGTGCCGCTCGGCGGCCGCCATCAGTTCACGAGTCGCCCATGCGAAGTCGTCTGCGGTCATGCGCAGCGACCCCAGCGGATCACGCTCGTGGGCGTCGAAACCCGCCGACACGATGATCAGCTCGGGGGCGAACCGGTCGACCGCCGGGAGGATCCGGTCCAGGAACGCCTCGCGCAGTTCGTCTCCGCCGTCACCGGCGGCCAGCGGTGAGTTGAAGATGTTTCCGACGCCGGTCTCGCTGACCTCGCCGGTGCCGGGAAACAACGGCATCTGATGAGTCGACGCGTACAGCACACTGGCGTCGGAGTAGAAGATCTCCTGGGTTCCGTTGCCGTGGTGCACGTCGAAATCGACGATCGCGACGCGCGACAATCCGTGCTTGAGCTGCGCGTGCCGCGCACCGATGCTGATGTTGTTGAACAGGCAGAAGCCCATGGCGCGTTGCGTTTCGGCGTGATGCCCCGGCGGACGGCACGCGACGAACGCGTTCTGCGCCGTACCGTCGAGCACACTGTCGACGGCCTGCAGTGTGCCACCGACGCCCCGCAGCACGACCTCCCAGGTCGAGGGGTCCATCATGGTGTCCCCGCCGTCGAGGTACACGAGGCCCTCGGTCGGGCGGGCCGCCTCGAGCGCGTCGACGTAGGCGTTGCTGTGGACGTACCGCGTGACGTCGAGTTCGGCGAGCTCGGCTTCGACACGCAGCAATGCGTCGAAG
This genomic window from Mycolicibacterium goodii contains:
- a CDS encoding TetR/AcrR family transcriptional regulator, coding for MTTASGGHSDAGARIRPAVLTHAADLFAERGPAATSLRDIAERSGVNAGLIFRHIGNKEAVVTAVLHHLADDLASARDEDAPAEVIEARAERSWKVIARSLLDGYDVGQLQHRFPVVEQLVAAAREQHEDEYAARVATADALALQLGWRLFGPFIKAATGLDEEPPRTCVRLE
- a CDS encoding histone deacetylase family protein, whose product is MTTLLIHHEIFAAHRTAAGHPERPDRYRAVEMALAQNRFDALLRVEAELAELDVTRYVHSNAYVDALEAARPTEGLVYLDGGDTMMDPSTWEVVLRGVGGTLQAVDSVLDGTAQNAFVACRPPGHHAETQRAMGFCLFNNISIGARHAQLKHGLSRVAIVDFDVHHGNGTQEIFYSDASVLYASTHQMPLFPGTGEVSETGVGNIFNSPLAAGDGGDELREAFLDRILPAVDRFAPELIIVSAGFDAHERDPLGSLRMTADDFAWATRELMAAAERHCDGRLVSVLEGGYDLQGLRESVGAHVDELMRG
- a CDS encoding Rv1733c family protein yields the protein MRRADRFQAWALIAGLLLTIAALYPAALAGEAGYSARAETIAAEAAARHPVEATALKASTMDPTLAESSTPASFRVPVRWNAQSGVRDAETVVDHPVKAGETVTVWLDDKGAVTTPPKTESDARIAGIGAFVFGWLAMAVLIGAGYAAIHAVLARRRNREWDLGLRELVH